The following proteins are encoded in a genomic region of Sander lucioperca isolate FBNREF2018 chromosome 23, SLUC_FBN_1.2, whole genome shotgun sequence:
- the inhbaa gene encoding inhibin subunit beta Aa, which yields MSVLPLLSWTLLLLAQSGSASSDAASRLQAPLLSLAVHPDAAAAAAAAQCPSCALARMRRTEGGAAAGHDPEEAQQDVVEAVKRHILNMLHLQARPNITRPVPRAALLNALRKLHVGRVAEDGSVQIEGEEEERGRGGRGGGGRVGGEAAARAGDSGDAQETTEIITFAEAGDSPGKVNFVLSKEGGDLSLVEQANVWLFLRLAKTNRSRAKVTIRLFQQRRLTNGHPSPPQDDVLLSEKTVDTRRSGWHTFPVSAAVQALLQSADGSTLSLRVSCPLCADAGATLVLVSSQTSQRANQREQSHRPFLMAVVRPEESSEARRRRKRGLECDGKVRVCCKRQFYVNFKDIGWNDWIIAPPGYHANYCEGECPSHVASITGSTLSFHSTVISHYRMRGYSPFQNLRSCCVPTRLRAMSMLYYNEEQKIIKKDIQNMIVEECGCS from the exons ATGTCGGTGTTACCTCTGCTCAGCTGGACGCTGCTGCTCCTGGCTCAGAGCGGCAGCGCGTCTTCGGACGCGGCATCCCGACTCCAAGCGCCACTGCTCTCTCTGGCCGTGCACCCGGACGCCGCGGCCGCGGCCGCTGCCGCGCAGTGCCCGTCCTGCGCGCTGGCCCGGATGAGGAGGACCGAGGGGGGCGCGGCGGCTGGACACGACCCGGAGGAGGCTCAGCAGGACGTGGTGGAGGCGGTGAAGCGGCACATCCTCAACATGCTACACCTGCAGGCGCGGCCCAACATCACGCGGCCTGTGCCGCGCGCCGCGCTCCTCAACGCGCTGCGCAAGCTCCACGTGGGGCGCGTGGCAGAGGACGGTAGCGTGCAGAtcgagggggaggaggaggagcgggGCCGGGGGGGccggggaggaggaggaagagtagGGGGGGAAGCGGCGGCGAGGGCGGGAGACAGCGGCGACGCGCAGGAGACGACGGAGATCATCACCTTCGCCGAGgctg GCGACTCTCCGGGCAAGGTGAACTTCGTCCTCTCTAAAGAAGGAGGCGACCTGTCTCTGGTGGAGCAGGCCAACGTCTGGCTCTTCCTCCGCCTGGCCAAGACCAATCGCAGCCGAGCCAAAGTCACCATCCGCCTCTTCCAGCAGCGCCGGCTCACCAACGGGCACCCGTCTCCGCCGCAGGACGACGTCCTCCTGTCGGAGAAGACCGTGGACACGCGCCGTAGCGGCTGGCACACCTTCCCGGTGTCCGCGGCCGTGCAGGCGCTGCTACAGAGCGCCGACGGCAGCACGCTGAGCCTGCGGGTGTCCTGCCCGCTCTGCGCCGACGCGGGCGCCACGCTCGTCCTTGTCTCCTCGCAGACGTCCCAGCGCGCCAACCAGCGGGAGCAATCCCACCGGCCGTTCCTCATGGCCGTGGTGCGGCCGGAGGAGAGCAGCGAGGCCCGTCGGCGCAGGAAGCGCGGCCTGGAGTGCGACGGGAAGGTGCGCGTCTGCTGCAAGCGCCAGTTCTACGTCAACTTCAAAGACATCGGCTGGAACGATTGGATCATCGCGCCGCCAGGCTACCACGCCAACTACTGCGAGGGCGAGTGCCCGTCCCACGTGGCGAGCATCACGGGCTCCACGCTGTCCTTCCACTCCACGGTCATCAGCCACTACCGCATGCGCGGCTACAGCCCCTTCCAGAACCTGCGCTCGTGCTGCGTGCCCACGCGGCTACGAGCCATGTCCATGCTGTACTACAACGAGGAGCAGAAGATCATCAAGAAGGACATCCAGAACATGATCGTGGAGGAGTGCGGCTGCtcgtaa